In one Lolium rigidum isolate FL_2022 chromosome 3, APGP_CSIRO_Lrig_0.1, whole genome shotgun sequence genomic region, the following are encoded:
- the LOC124695537 gene encoding noroxomaritidine synthase-like, which translates to MQELAHIRPYCTGDRSPIFSKSRAIAMDSMYWLVELVSLLCCFVFYYRHLQSKKISKAEPTEWPILGHLFGLVANMHHFHDWATGILAGTLYNFEARAGLTGVRFFVTCDPSNVRHIFTSNFINYPKGDEFAEIFDVLGNGIFNADGESWRRQRAKSQLLMAGPRFRAFSARYSREKVGRSLLPFLEHAADAGASCDLHDAFLRLTFDLTCNLVFGVDPGCLQIGLPVVPFARAMDDVLETLFLRHLISPACWKLMYRLEVGTERKMAAAKRTIDLFAAETIAKRRADHKLREGISSSSDMLSSFICNDDASEFDDEFLRDTTVNLLLAGRDTTGAALSWFFYLLTKNPRVEQKILDELAPVASRKKLAGDDGMVVFDVSELSGMLYLHAALCECLRLYPSVPFEHKAAVAGDVLPSGHEMKAGDKILIFSYCMGRMEGVWGKDCAEFRPERWITSDGKLRYEPSYKFISFNAGPRTCLGKEMAFVQMKTAAAAVLWNFVVEAVPGHVVEPKLSIILHMKNGLAVTVKRRNVAAVHG; encoded by the coding sequence ATGCAAGAGCTCGCCCATATAAGGCCATATTGCACTGGTGATCGATCTCCCATCTTTTCCAAGAGCAGAGCTATAGCCATGGATTCCATGTACTGGCTCGTAGAGCTCGTATCCCTCCTTTGCTGCTTCGTCTTCTACTACCGTCACCTTCAGTCCAAGAAAATAAGCAAGGCAGAGCCGACCGAATGGCCAATACTGGGCCATCTCTTCGGCCTGGTCGCCAACATGCACCACTTCCACGACTGGGCCACCGGAATCCTGGCCGGCACACTGTACAACTTCGAGGCACGCGCGGGGCTCACCGGCGTCCGCTTCTTCGTTACCTGCGACCCGTCCAACGTGCGCCACATCTTCACCTCCAACTTCATCAACTACCCAAAAGGGGACGAGTTCGCCGAGATCTTCGACGTCTTGGGCAACGGCATCTTCAACGCGGACGGCGAGTCATGGCGCCGCCAGCGTGCCAAGTCCCAGCTGCTCATGGCGGGCCCTCGCTTCCGCGCCTTCTCAGCGCGCTATAGCCGCGAGAAGGTGGGGAGGAGCCTCCTGCCTTTCCTCGAACACGCCGCCGACGCCGGAGCCAGCTGCGACTTGCACGACGCGTTCCTGCGCTTAACGTTCGACTTGACCTGCAACCTCGTCTTCGGCGTCGACCCCGGGTGCCTGCAGATCGGCCTCCCCGTCGTGCCCTTCGCGCGCGCCATGGACGACGTGCTGGAGACGCTCTTCCTCCGGCACCTCATCTCGCCGGCGTGCTGGAAGCTGATGTACCGGCTGGAGGTCGGCACGGAGCGGAAGATGGCCGCCGCTAAGAGGACCATCGACCTCTTCGCGGCCGAGACTATCGCGAAACGCAGGGCCGATCACAAGCTCCGCGAGGGCATCAGTAGCTCGTCCGACATGCTGTCGTCCTTCATCTGCAACGATGACGCGAGCGAGTTTGACGACGAGTTCTTGCGTGACACGACGGTGAACCTCCTGCTCGCTGGCCGGGACACGACCGGGGCGGCGCTGTCGTGGTTCTTCTACCTCCTCACCAAGAACCCCCGTGTGGAGCAGAAGATTCTGGACGAGCTGGCGCCGGTCGCTTCCCGTAAGAAGCtggccggcgacgacggcatggtggtgttCGACGTGAGCGAGCTGAGCGGCATGCTGTACCTGCACGCGGCGCTGTGTGAGTGCCTGAGGCTGTACCCGTCCGTGCCCTTCGAGCACaaggcggcggtggccggcgacGTGCTCCCAAGCGGGCACGAGATGAAGGCCGGCGACAAGATCCTCATCTTCTCCTACTGCATGGGGAGGATGGAAGGCGTGTGGGGCAAGGACTGCGCGGAGTTCAGGCCGGAGAGGTGGATCACCAGCGACGGGAAGCTGCGGTACGAGCCGTCCTACAAGTTCATCTCCTTCAACGCCGGTCCCCGGACCTGCCTCGGCAAGGAGATGGCGTTCGTGCAGATgaagaccgccgccgccgccgtgctttGGAACTTCGTCGTCGAGGCCGTGCCTGGGCACGTCGTGGAGCCGAAGCTGTCCATCATACTTCACATGAAGAACGGGCTCGCCGTCACGGTCAAGAGGAGGAACGTCGCGGCCGTGCATGGCTAG